The DNA region CTTGGCGTGCCGCCAGGCCAACGCCAGGTGTTCGGCCACGCTCCTCAAAAAGGAAGCTTCTTCGGCTAGGAACGCGTGCGGCTTCTTGCGTCCAGCAAAAAGCACTCCCTCTAGCTTTTCCTGCAAGACCATCGGCGCCATCACCAGCGAGCTGCAAGTGTGGGCGGTGCTATCGAGGCACAATTCCCGGGTGAGGGTTTCCGTTTCATTGATCGTGACAGTCTGCCCCGCAGCCAAGAGCTCCAGAGTCCTGGGTTGCAAAGCCAGACGGGCGTTCTCTTCTAGGCACCCGGCCAGGGCCTCGACCCCCCGTTGGGTAATGCAAAGGGTTTGCACTTTCTCAGCCTCTACTTTGCCAATCCAGGCCAGATCCACGGGGAGGTGTTGCTCAATTTGGCTGAGCACCGCGTGAAACATGGAAGCCAGGTCGTGGCGTTCCAGAACCGCCTGGGCCACCTGGTTGAGGAGCGCTAATTGCGCCATCCGCGCTCGCAGCGCATCTTCGGCAGCCTTTTGTTCGGTTATGTCCTGGGCGGCGCCGTCGCCACCAATGACGCGTTGGCCGTCTTTGTCGAAGCGGGGGCTGCAAAAATGTCGAACCCACCGCACTTCCTGGGTCTTGGTGAGCACCCTGTGAATAAACGTGGCGCTTTCACCCTTGCGTACCTTTTCCATGGCTTGTTGCAAAAGCGGTGAGTCGTCAGGGTGGGCGATAGCCAACAGCGGGAGGTTTCGTTCGCGAAAGTCCTCAAGGGTGTAGCCCAAGCGGCGGGAAAAAGACGGCGAAATCCACGTGACCCTCGGTAGGTTTTGCTCATCAAAGAGGAAGCCAAACGCGTAGTCGCTTACCAAATTGGCAATAGCCCGAAACCTTCGCTCTGATTCTTCGAGTTCTGTTACCGCTTGATCTCGCTCTTTCCGGACTTGAGCTTCTTCCAAACAGCGCATAACAACCTGAGGCAAGGTACGAAGATGGCGTTTGAGAATGTAGTCGCTAAGACCCGCCCGCATGGCCTTGACCACCAGCTCTTCGCTCCCTGAATCGGTGAACATTACCACCGGACAGTGGGGAAAACGCTCTTTGGTCGCGGCAAGTATTTGCAGCCCGTCGGTGTCTTGCAGCCTAAAATCAGTTACCACCACATCGGGTTCACCCTTATCGAGCGCTGCGCGAAATTCCTCAAGGGAGCCACAGGACCACAAGTCTGCCTCTGAAAACGTCCGTTGCAGCATGCGGGTCACGAGCTCACGGTCAAACGGGTTGTCGTCTACCAGGATTATTCTCATGGTGAATCCTCGGTTGCGTCCACACAAGGCACTTCCAGCCTAAATATGCTTCCCTTGCCGGCGATTGAGGAGGCACCCACCCGCCCGCTGGTTAACTGCGCCGCTTTAGCCGCCGTGGCTAGCCCCAGACCGAAACCGGGATAAACATCGCTGCGATGCAAGCGGGAAAACGGCTGGAAAAGCTTACTCAAATCTTGTGAAGGAATCCCGATGCCATTATCTTCCACGGAAAAACGGCACCACCGCCCCAGGGCTTCAACGCGCAGGGAAACAACCGGAGTGCCCCTGGGTTTTTGGAACTTCAAGGCGTTGCGCAAAAAGTTGGTCAAAACCACATTTACCAGCACGGCGTCGGCCAAAACGTCCGGCGCCTCGCCGCAAACATCCACCCGCGCCTTTGTTCGGGCGATCTGCTCTTCACAGTCCTTGACCGCGCCTTCAGCCAAAAGGCGAGCTGGCCATACTTCCAGGTGTACGCCCCCTTCTCCCAGTTGCGCCAGCTCCAGGAGGTGGGAAGCCAGGTGGTTGGCGTGGGAACAGAGATCTTCAATCGTATTCAGGTCTTTCTTGAAATCTGGGGTAATCCCTCCATCCAGAGACTCCACCAGCATGGAGGCAAATCCCGAAATGGCGCGGAGAGGGGCCCGCATTTCGTGGGCAATGGCTTGGGAAAAGATTTCCATGTCCGCCCGTTGGGCTTCCAAGCGTTGCGTGAGCCGGCGGATCTTAACCCAGCGGAAAATCCTGGTCAGGAGCTCCGCCCTGTGCATGGGTATCAGCAGGACCTCGTCGAAAACGCTCCAAACCCGGGTTGTAAGCTGGGCGTATTGGTCCTGTCTAACCAAAAGAACGTAGGGGAGGAGCAGCGGTTCTTCAAGGAGTTTTCTTTTGCGGGCGTTGTCTTCTCCCAAGCTGGAAAACCAGGAAAGATCGAAGATCAACAGGTCCCAGGGACCGTCCACGTCGGCTGGGGTCGAGGCGTGGTGTACGACAAGGTGTTGGCGCAAAAAATCGCCCAGAAGCCGGGCATTTTCATCCTCTTGAAGGCAGAGCAGCAGGCTCGCCTGCTCCTGCGCTGGTGAACCGGGCGTGATTTCAGCCCTTGGGTCGAAGGGGGCAGACATGGCTTGAAAGATCTCGTCAGCTGCTCGAACCTCGAAATTCAGGAGTACCGGTCAAGATTCCGCTGAAGCTGGTGAGTGGCTGGCCCACCTTAATGCCGTAGCGGGTAATTTCAATTTCACGCACCGATTTCTCAAAGTCGGAAAGCCGCTTTTTCAATACACCAATAGCCTTGCGCAACTGACCGCCCGCTTCAAAGTAGCGCATGAAGATAATGTTGTCGGCCAAGTAGCTTATGCCCACTTCGGTGATTTGGAAGTCCCCAGTAATTTTTTCCACTTCGGCGCAAACAAGAGTGGTGACTCCTTTATTCCCGAGATACTGGGTTAAGGCGTGGAGGGATGCGCCCAAGTCGTTACCGCGCAGCGAGAGCCGATAACCCGCAACGGAATCAATCATCACCATTTTCGTGCCGCGTTGTTCCACCTCCTCTCGAACCATATGAGCGAACTGATCTGCACTGAACTGCAGCGGCTCGATGCGCTTTAGCTCAAGTGAACCTTGCTCCAGCATTTGGGAAATGGGGATGTTGACCCGCTCACCCCGGCCAATGATGGTGCGCCTGGCTTCTTCAAAATGAAAAACCACCGACCGCTCGCCGCGGCTGGCGGCTTCTTTCATAAATTGCAAACCCAGGGTGGTTTTGCCAACGCCTGACGGGCCGGAAATCAGCGTGATCGTACCCCGCGAAATTCCCCCTTGCAGCAGCTCATCCAACGCCGGGATACCCGAAGAAATGAGCTCTAGCGGGAACTCCCTGGGTTCGCGCTGAGGATCCAGCCGGGGAAAAACCTGAAGACCCGTGCGCGTGATCTGGTAGGAATGCCAACCGGCGCTGTGTTCGGAACCACGCCATTTCTTCACCCGGAGGTGCCGGT from Thermoanaerobaculum aquaticum includes:
- a CDS encoding response regulator, which encodes MRIILVDDNPFDRELVTRMLQRTFSEADLWSCGSLEEFRAALDKGEPDVVVTDFRLQDTDGLQILAATKERFPHCPVVMFTDSGSEELVVKAMRAGLSDYILKRHLRTLPQVVMRCLEEAQVRKERDQAVTELEESERRFRAIANLVSDYAFGFLFDEQNLPRVTWISPSFSRRLGYTLEDFRERNLPLLAIAHPDDSPLLQQAMEKVRKGESATFIHRVLTKTQEVRWVRHFCSPRFDKDGQRVIGGDGAAQDITEQKAAEDALRARMAQLALLNQVAQAVLERHDLASMFHAVLSQIEQHLPVDLAWIGKVEAEKVQTLCITQRGVEALAGCLEENARLALQPRTLELLAAGQTVTINETETLTRELCLDSTAHTCSSLVMAPMVLQEKLEGVLFAGRKKPHAFLAEEASFLRSVAEHLALAWRHAKLFESLEMAYRDLQQTQAAMMQQGRLRALGQMASGIAHDINNALSPVSLYASVMLRDPTLPEKHRRAAEVILKAVESASETLRRLKSFYRTAPATSNLEPLDVANLVTQVVELTKPKWSALPQQQGVVIDVVTEVEPNLPPFPAVENELRDALTNLILNAVDALPQGGTITIRAFTHGAPKAGGYLILEVKDNGVGMGEETRLHALEPFFTTKESGTGMGLATVYGVVQRHDGTVEIESEPGKGTTVRLVLPWREVGPDKAASVAPVTLPPLRVLFVDDELLIRESLRHALEQEGHTLIACESGEKALEVFRDSLHKDQKFDVVITDLGMPGMSGRQLAAVLKEISPTTPIILLSGWGMMLQADTEPYVDAVLSKPPNLNVLKATIARLLKLEN
- a CDS encoding sensor histidine kinase — translated: MHRAELLTRIFRWVKIRRLTQRLEAQRADMEIFSQAIAHEMRAPLRAISGFASMLVESLDGGITPDFKKDLNTIEDLCSHANHLASHLLELAQLGEGGVHLEVWPARLLAEGAVKDCEEQIARTKARVDVCGEAPDVLADAVLVNVVLTNFLRNALKFQKPRGTPVVSLRVEALGRWCRFSVEDNGIGIPSQDLSKLFQPFSRLHRSDVYPGFGLGLATAAKAAQLTSGRVGASSIAGKGSIFRLEVPCVDATEDSP
- a CDS encoding ATPase domain-containing protein; this encodes MNKDEKLRRLSTGIPGLDEILGGGMLKERAYLVRGGPGTGKTTFCAHFAKAGIDRGESVAWVTLSEPPGRVKESTSAIGLDLSKVTFLDLTPGPAFFRDQKSYDIFPPEEVESAPLAAKIRDVVEKTKPTRIVVDSVSQLQFLSSTPQNFHKQLLSLLAYLTSNHATVLLTSEASPQAPDDEVQFLVDGVVELEVSANDRHLRVKKWRGSEHSAGWHSYQITRTGLQVFPRLDPQREPREFPLELISSGIPALDELLQGGISRGTITLISGPSGVGKTTLGLQFMKEAASRGERSVVFHFEEARRTIIGRGERVNIPISQMLEQGSLELKRIEPLQFSADQFAHMVREEVEQRGTKMVMIDSVAGYRLSLRGNDLGASLHALTQYLGNKGVTTLVCAEVEKITGDFQITEVGISYLADNIIFMRYFEAGGQLRKAIGVLKKRLSDFEKSVREIEITRYGIKVGQPLTSFSGILTGTPEFRGSSS